A DNA window from Patescibacteria group bacterium contains the following coding sequences:
- a CDS encoding DHH family phosphoesterase gives MASSTKLKQILEDKESFFLICHVDPDGDAIGSILALDEYLIGQGKKTTLLCRDTVPDMFTFLPGAVKISMDFPVDPPGAIILLDNGDFRRTGYQEEITRAKKSGVSIINIDHHPKNDLWKKVSLNYADESLSSTCEVLYGIFADLSSNLTSAMATALLTGIYFDTGGFRHSNTTDEVLSIASDLLKKGARLQKITENIDNSRSFSLFKLWGIALERLRLNRKYGISVSVITAEDIAKAGASEEEVSGLVNLLNSAPESEVAMLLCESFDAKIKGSLRTESDKIDVSRLAKLFGGGGHKKAAGFTIDGRIKIVDNRWTII, from the coding sequence ATGGCCTCATCCACAAAACTCAAGCAAATTCTGGAGGACAAGGAGAGTTTCTTTTTGATATGCCATGTTGACCCCGACGGCGACGCCATAGGGTCAATCTTGGCTTTGGACGAATATCTGATCGGCCAGGGCAAGAAAACGACCTTGCTTTGCCGGGACACTGTTCCCGATATGTTTACTTTCTTGCCGGGGGCAGTGAAAATTTCCATGGATTTTCCGGTTGATCCGCCAGGAGCGATTATTCTGCTGGACAACGGCGATTTTCGCAGGACTGGCTATCAGGAGGAGATTACAAGAGCGAAGAAATCGGGAGTTTCAATAATCAATATTGATCATCACCCGAAGAACGATTTGTGGAAAAAAGTGAGTCTAAACTATGCAGACGAGAGTCTATCCTCGACCTGCGAGGTATTATACGGAATTTTTGCAGACTTGAGCTCAAATCTGACCTCAGCAATGGCGACCGCTCTTCTGACCGGTATATATTTTGATACCGGGGGATTCCGTCACTCCAATACGACAGACGAGGTCTTGTCGATCGCTTCTGATCTTCTGAAGAAGGGGGCACGACTTCAAAAGATCACCGAGAATATTGACAACTCACGCTCATTTTCACTTTTCAAACTCTGGGGTATTGCCCTTGAGCGACTACGATTGAATCGCAAGTATGGGATTTCGGTGTCCGTCATTACAGCGGAAGATATCGCGAAGGCAGGGGCGAGTGAAGAGGAGGTTTCTGGGCTTGTAAATTTGCTCAATTCGGCTCCAGAATCTGAAGTAGCAATGTTGCTTTGCGAAAGTTTTGATGCTAAAATCAAAGGCAGTTTACGGACGGAGAGCGACAAAATCGATGTCTCGCGCCTTGCCAAACTTTTTGGTGGCGGAGGACACAAGAAGGCGGCAGGATTCACGATCGACGGTCGAATCAAGATCGTAGACAATCGTTGGACAATTATATAG
- a CDS encoding phosphoribosyltransferase family protein: MRIFGIVAEPGIDIWLDIIVALSLQGYAGPRGCGFGLRTKAGLQLWHSALVAAQAFARMSASEISGYVGNIGIGCNSTTGVMMPIRFSNLSGDDILVVIDSNVQTAKDVVEQMERGTTLRDSVEIAMRNVVGHFALVAMSNDDEIVCGRNSGLMPLSISKIVGDHGVEAMYVSSSSRVLNRGVSFVRSVMPGEIAVLSCNGFIAEGINIIENLGCPLEGLFHLPPGDQFGGIGVQDIRYATGRALGHNVLRDRPEIIDKNCVVIAIPDGGNKVAEGLAYQLGVKFLSNLAVKNRYPDNKGIKNLTIRGVAISSKYTLAGAIPIRLPGVEMFNEMLNGKNVFLVDDSFYSGWTFEHFLYLCKEAGADKVHGFAPTIAGSPCSYGKDAHREGSKARDHTGQIDQIARDIGLDSFTTLSRRELIGAINTPQKILCTECLCFSPQLD; this comes from the coding sequence ATGCGTATATTCGGAATAGTCGCGGAGCCAGGTATAGATATCTGGCTTGATATCATCGTGGCTCTAAGCCTGCAAGGTTATGCAGGACCGCGAGGATGCGGCTTCGGTCTTCGGACCAAGGCTGGTCTCCAGCTTTGGCACTCGGCTTTGGTAGCCGCCCAAGCCTTTGCGAGGATGTCCGCTAGCGAAATTTCGGGATATGTAGGCAATATTGGTATCGGTTGCAATTCAACGACCGGTGTCATGATGCCAATTCGTTTCTCAAATCTCAGCGGGGATGACATTTTAGTGGTTATCGACAGCAATGTTCAAACTGCTAAGGATGTTGTTGAGCAAATGGAACGGGGGACAACATTACGTGATTCCGTCGAGATTGCGATGAGGAATGTCGTGGGACATTTTGCTTTGGTCGCAATGTCGAACGATGATGAGATTGTCTGCGGTCGAAACAGCGGGCTTATGCCCTTATCGATAAGCAAGATAGTCGGCGACCATGGCGTCGAGGCTATGTACGTCTCGTCTTCAAGCAGAGTTCTCAACCGAGGCGTCTCGTTCGTCCGTAGCGTTATGCCTGGGGAGATAGCTGTTCTGAGCTGTAATGGCTTTATTGCCGAAGGTATCAACATAATTGAAAACCTCGGTTGCCCACTGGAGGGATTGTTTCATCTACCGCCAGGCGATCAATTCGGCGGAATTGGGGTTCAGGATATCCGTTATGCTACCGGGAGAGCTCTCGGTCATAATGTTTTGAGAGATCGCCCCGAAATTATTGATAAGAACTGTGTCGTCATAGCAATCCCTGATGGTGGCAACAAAGTAGCCGAAGGATTAGCTTATCAGCTTGGAGTAAAGTTTTTGTCGAACTTGGCTGTTAAAAACCGCTATCCAGACAATAAAGGGATCAAAAACCTGACCATTCGTGGAGTTGCAATTAGCAGCAAGTACACTCTAGCAGGTGCAATCCCGATTCGCTTGCCAGGAGTTGAGATGTTCAATGAGATGCTGAATGGAAAGAACGTGTTCCTTGTCGACGACTCTTTCTATTCTGGTTGGACATTCGAGCATTTTCTCTATCTTTGCAAGGAAGCTGGCGCTGATAAGGTGCATGGATTTGCACCAACAATTGCGGGTAGTCCGTGCTCTTACGGCAAGGATGCTCATCGTGAAGGATCAAAGGCGCGGGATCACACTGGTCAGATAGATCAGATAGCCAGGGATATCGGCCTTGATAGTTTTACAACACTTTCTCGTAGGGAGCTTATTGGGGCGATCAACACGCCGCAGAAGATACTCTGCACAGAATGCCTGTGCTTCTCGCCCCAGCTAGATTAG
- a CDS encoding ABC transporter substrate-binding protein, producing MSKIERVGALFFSLLAFVLIGFKLYDLYLLMTVSIPTSGGVYEEAVYGDLKYINPITAQSETDRSVSKLLFSGLVKVASQDKILPDLAEKWETSTDGQTYTFYLKKNLTFSDGAALTANDVAYTVDYIKDPASKSPLLNSWSNVTVQVVDDYTVTFSLPKVYGPFIYNCAFGILPSHLSSDEFSKKLSGSGPYKFLKSSKTKDSTKISSIELVKNTNYAGSTPYIDKLKLDFYASKDEAKSAYENGKKVNGLFGTTSGVGQDKSFQSGRRLGLIANVTSEKLKDVAVRQKLFEATAKFDTAVDLNLATLDASYQRAKADELVAKYKELNVNLNVQYLTPLQFPDAISARKYDLLLYGFDFGYDRDPYTFWHSSQVASGMNFAGWSDKASDILLEDARMIIDPVQRNAKYDEFFANVFTKQFLGQFYDPISYNFAVKDSIRNVGSIAGNQVYSRYSDISSWHIEEKRVRK from the coding sequence ATGTCCAAGATAGAAAGAGTCGGCGCACTCTTTTTTTCGTTGTTGGCCTTTGTCCTGATTGGATTTAAGCTCTACGACCTGTATCTTCTCATGACTGTCTCAATCCCGACCTCGGGTGGCGTTTACGAAGAAGCGGTATATGGGGATCTCAAATATATCAATCCGATCACGGCTCAATCAGAGACCGATAGGTCTGTCTCCAAATTGCTCTTCTCTGGACTTGTCAAAGTCGCGAGCCAGGACAAGATCTTGCCTGATCTGGCGGAAAAATGGGAAACATCGACCGATGGCCAGACCTACACCTTCTATCTCAAGAAAAATCTGACTTTTAGCGATGGCGCGGCTTTAACCGCCAACGACGTTGCTTACACCGTCGACTATATCAAGGATCCGGCTTCGAAGAGCCCGCTTCTAAACAGCTGGTCAAACGTAACTGTCCAAGTTGTCGACGACTACACCGTCACTTTCTCTCTTCCAAAAGTCTATGGACCATTCATCTACAACTGTGCTTTTGGCATCCTGCCTTCTCACCTATCGAGTGACGAATTTTCGAAGAAGTTGAGCGGGAGCGGCCCATACAAATTCCTGAAATCCAGCAAGACAAAAGATAGTACCAAGATTTCATCAATCGAACTGGTCAAAAACACGAATTATGCCGGCTCGACCCCCTATATTGATAAACTGAAACTCGATTTCTACGCTAGCAAAGATGAGGCCAAGAGCGCTTATGAGAACGGCAAGAAGGTCAACGGGCTTTTTGGCACGACTTCTGGAGTAGGCCAGGACAAGAGCTTTCAGTCTGGCCGCCGCCTTGGCTTGATTGCCAATGTTACGAGCGAAAAATTGAAGGATGTTGCGGTCAGACAAAAACTTTTTGAGGCTACTGCCAAATTTGATACCGCAGTTGACTTAAACCTGGCTACTCTGGACGCTTCGTATCAGCGCGCCAAAGCGGATGAGCTGGTCGCCAAGTACAAAGAGTTGAACGTGAATTTGAACGTTCAATATTTGACGCCTTTGCAATTTCCAGACGCGATCTCGGCTCGCAAATATGATCTCTTGCTCTATGGATTTGACTTTGGCTATGACCGAGACCCTTATACTTTCTGGCATTCGAGCCAGGTCGCTAGTGGCATGAACTTCGCTGGCTGGTCAGACAAGGCTTCGGATATCTTGCTTGAAGATGCTCGCATGATTATTGATCCAGTTCAACGTAATGCCAAATATGACGAATTCTTTGCCAATGTCTTCACCAAGCAGTTCCTGGGCCAATTCTATGATCCGATAAGCTACAATTTCGCTGTCAAAGATTCGATCAGGAATGTTGGCAGTATCGCAGGCAATCAGGTATATTCCAGGTACAGCGATATTTCCAGCTGGCATATCGAGGAGAAGAGAGTACGCAAATAG
- a CDS encoding alanine--tRNA ligase-related protein, which yields MNSNELRQKFLKYFEGEGHKVLPSSSLVPGETDPTVLFTTAGMHQFKRYYSEPLEAPSARVTTSQKCVRTGDIDEVGDKTHLTFFEMLGNFSFGYPETEHSYFKKESIDFAWRFLTDELGLDKKRIYATYFQGENGVAEDRESFDILKTIEGLDEIKPQGFDDNFWSLGTENSPGGPTVEFYVDGVEVWNLVFNEYTFIGGEYKPAKFKGVDTGMGFERLLCSLNKDLDSVYHTDLFDAAHKKLHELLKNEDVTAERVILDHIRAAIFIINDGVVPSNKDKGYVLRRLIRRAIVKAQQIGITENFVIKIAEQYFSSYEGVYSFDQPTILGELEKEEGKFRHTLRAGLKKFEIMKTLKENSIKSTTSAAFFNGKELFDLYQSDGFPLELSLELAKEAGLPVRDQEVELFKHLSKSHQELSRTASAGMFKGGLAEAGEITTKYHTATHLLLAALRQVLGDHVFQKGSNITAERMRFDFSHPDKMTPEQIEEVEKIVNQKIDEDLTVSMEEMSLEDAKASGAMGVFENKYGDKVKVYTIGQTPHISEVFSREMCGGPHVTRTGELGQFKISKEEASSSGVRRIKAVLK from the coding sequence ATGAATTCAAACGAATTACGACAGAAATTTCTAAAATATTTTGAGGGGGAAGGACATAAAGTCTTGCCCTCTTCTTCTCTTGTGCCCGGCGAGACCGATCCGACCGTTCTTTTCACCACAGCTGGCATGCATCAATTCAAGCGCTATTATTCTGAGCCTCTCGAGGCGCCGTCAGCTCGGGTTACGACAAGTCAAAAATGTGTTCGAACGGGCGATATTGATGAAGTGGGCGATAAGACTCACCTGACTTTCTTTGAGATGTTGGGCAATTTTTCTTTTGGTTACCCAGAGACAGAACACTCATATTTCAAGAAAGAATCGATCGATTTCGCTTGGCGTTTCCTGACAGATGAACTTGGGCTTGATAAGAAAAGAATTTACGCCACATATTTTCAGGGTGAAAACGGAGTAGCGGAGGATCGAGAGTCATTTGATATTCTGAAAACGATTGAAGGTTTGGACGAGATCAAACCTCAGGGTTTTGATGACAACTTCTGGTCGCTTGGCACAGAGAATTCACCAGGCGGACCGACAGTCGAATTTTATGTTGATGGCGTCGAGGTCTGGAATTTGGTTTTCAACGAATACACTTTCATCGGTGGCGAATACAAACCTGCCAAGTTCAAGGGCGTTGACACTGGCATGGGGTTTGAGCGCTTACTTTGTTCTCTAAATAAAGATTTGGATAGTGTTTATCATACTGATTTATTCGATGCGGCACACAAGAAATTGCATGAACTTCTAAAAAATGAAGATGTCACTGCCGAAAGAGTCATTCTCGATCATATCCGTGCTGCGATTTTCATTATCAACGATGGTGTCGTGCCCTCAAACAAGGACAAGGGCTACGTCCTGCGCCGCTTGATCCGTCGAGCGATAGTGAAAGCTCAGCAAATCGGTATTACCGAAAATTTTGTTATCAAAATAGCAGAACAATATTTTTCTTCCTATGAAGGTGTTTATTCTTTTGACCAGCCGACAATACTTGGTGAATTGGAGAAGGAGGAGGGCAAATTTCGTCATACCCTTAGAGCGGGTTTGAAAAAGTTCGAAATAATGAAAACACTTAAGGAAAATTCAATTAAATCAACGACTTCCGCAGCATTTTTTAATGGCAAAGAGTTATTCGATCTTTATCAATCAGATGGTTTTCCTCTCGAATTAAGCCTTGAATTGGCTAAAGAGGCTGGTTTGCCAGTTCGGGATCAAGAGGTTGAACTTTTTAAGCATTTATCGAAATCCCATCAGGAGCTTTCACGTACTGCTTCTGCGGGTATGTTCAAGGGCGGATTGGCTGAAGCTGGCGAGATTACGACCAAATATCACACCGCGACTCACTTACTCTTGGCGGCACTTCGCCAGGTCTTGGGAGACCATGTATTCCAAAAAGGCTCTAACATTACAGCTGAGCGGATGAGATTCGACTTTTCCCACCCAGACAAGATGACGCCAGAGCAGATCGAAGAAGTTGAGAAAATTGTAAATCAGAAGATTGATGAAGATTTGACTGTTTCAATGGAGGAGATGAGCCTCGAAGACGCCAAAGCTTCAGGGGCAATGGGAGTTTTCGAGAACAAATATGGCGATAAGGTCAAAGTATACACGATCGGGCAAACACCTCACATATCTGAGGTGTTTAGTCGCGAGATGTGCGGCGGGCCTCATGTCACCCGCACTGGCGAGCTTGGCCAATTCAAAATATCGAAGGAAGAAGCCTCCTCTTCTGGAGTCAGAAGAATCAAGGCAGTTCTCAAATAA
- a CDS encoding phosphatidate cytidylyltransferase, giving the protein MKTFLARLLVTAIGIPLTITSIFLGDKDFFFVMVLVTVVLMANEFSDMAGEKEYLKWSSIVTAVAAYMVAYASITDGFEQIILCLAGATIIFLGAEVLSKKLWVERDNPLRLILYLGVLSAFLAAIRAIPGDTIVLGFQTGIGSILVLDFLCVVWAMDIFAYLIGRKIESPHLCPEISAGKTIGGSIAGFAVAVIVAALFAFVLHKPSLVIIGPVVGILGQIGDLVESLLKRKFGVKDSGTLFPGHGGMLDRLDSVIYSAPVVYFLFRLIGF; this is encoded by the coding sequence ATGAAAACATTTTTGGCGAGGCTTCTCGTCACTGCTATCGGGATTCCCCTGACGATCACATCGATCTTCTTGGGGGACAAGGACTTTTTCTTTGTCATGGTCTTGGTCACTGTTGTCCTTATGGCCAACGAATTCTCAGACATGGCAGGAGAAAAGGAATACCTCAAGTGGTCATCTATCGTGACTGCCGTGGCTGCCTACATGGTAGCTTACGCCAGCATTACCGATGGCTTTGAGCAGATAATTCTTTGCCTGGCTGGCGCAACCATTATTTTTCTGGGAGCAGAGGTTCTATCCAAGAAGCTCTGGGTCGAACGGGACAATCCGTTGCGACTCATTCTTTATCTGGGAGTTTTGTCGGCGTTTCTTGCTGCTATTCGTGCCATTCCAGGTGACACAATAGTGCTTGGCTTCCAGACAGGCATAGGCTCGATCCTGGTCCTAGACTTCCTCTGTGTGGTCTGGGCGATGGATATCTTCGCCTATCTGATCGGTCGGAAGATCGAAAGCCCACATCTTTGCCCTGAAATTAGTGCAGGCAAGACGATTGGTGGCAGTATCGCTGGTTTCGCCGTGGCGGTGATCGTGGCGGCTTTGTTCGCCTTCGTACTTCACAAACCTTCACTGGTCATTATCGGACCAGTTGTAGGCATCCTCGGTCAAATCGGGGATCTGGTCGAATCTTTGCTGAAAAGGAAGTTTGGGGTGAAGGATTCGGGAACACTATTTCCCGGACATGGCGGAATGTTGGATCGGCTTGATAGCGTGATCTATTCTGCCCCGGTAGTTTATTTCCTTTTCCGTTTAATCGGATTTTGA
- a CDS encoding S1 RNA-binding domain-containing protein, which yields MTDEEKKEEVVETVAEVAPEVVKPKHSGKDTMESLIEELGDKLLPFAEGDTVEAVILAVSGNRIWVDVAGQSLGFVPEKEITSKTGMKTGDKILATVLSMEDEDGNVVLSLKRADREKYWADMEAGFKSGEPVTVKITDANKGGLMTDIGGIMGFLPVSQLAPAHYPRVTGGDKEEILSRLRKYVGTDFVVKVITCERETSKLIFSEKAVKAQEVKNKIDKFAVGDKVKGKITGIVDFGLFVSIDPEIEALVHISEVSWNRVSDLNRLFKVGDEVETMVISVEDGRVSLSLKRLLPDPWVKAASKYKVGDVVEGEVTKITPFGAFVSLDEEIDGLVHVSELSVERIVDPSKVVELGKKYSFKIISIEAENHRLGLSMKVDSKAPKAEKEEKKAKVEKVEEVEAEVEEKPKKVKRVKKTKIDDLEEMA from the coding sequence ATGACAGATGAAGAGAAGAAGGAAGAAGTAGTTGAGACAGTAGCAGAAGTCGCGCCAGAGGTTGTGAAACCAAAGCATTCTGGCAAGGACACGATGGAGAGCCTTATCGAGGAACTTGGCGATAAGCTTTTGCCATTTGCTGAAGGCGATACCGTAGAAGCGGTTATTTTGGCCGTTTCTGGAAACAGAATCTGGGTCGACGTAGCTGGCCAGTCGCTTGGTTTTGTTCCTGAGAAGGAAATCACATCCAAAACTGGTATGAAGACAGGTGACAAGATTTTGGCCACCGTACTTTCGATGGAAGACGAGGATGGCAATGTTGTCCTTTCACTCAAACGTGCTGACAGAGAGAAATATTGGGCTGATATGGAAGCCGGATTCAAGAGCGGCGAGCCAGTTACAGTCAAGATCACTGATGCCAACAAGGGCGGACTTATGACTGATATTGGCGGAATCATGGGCTTCTTGCCCGTTTCACAGCTTGCTCCAGCACATTACCCTAGAGTTACTGGCGGAGACAAAGAAGAAATTTTGAGTCGTTTACGCAAATATGTCGGTACCGATTTCGTAGTCAAGGTCATCACTTGCGAGAGAGAGACTAGCAAATTGATCTTCTCCGAGAAGGCTGTTAAAGCTCAGGAAGTCAAAAACAAGATTGATAAATTCGCAGTTGGCGACAAAGTTAAGGGCAAAATTACCGGTATCGTTGATTTTGGTCTGTTTGTCTCTATTGACCCTGAAATTGAAGCGCTTGTACATATTTCCGAAGTATCTTGGAACAGAGTTTCAGACCTCAACAGATTATTCAAAGTCGGAGACGAAGTTGAGACTATGGTTATCTCAGTTGAGGACGGTCGCGTTTCACTTTCTCTCAAGAGATTGCTTCCTGACCCTTGGGTCAAGGCCGCTTCCAAGTACAAAGTTGGCGATGTCGTCGAGGGTGAAGTGACCAAGATTACCCCATTTGGCGCTTTCGTCTCACTAGACGAAGAGATTGACGGACTTGTCCATGTCTCTGAGCTTTCTGTCGAAAGAATTGTAGACCCAAGCAAAGTTGTCGAATTGGGCAAGAAATATTCTTTCAAAATTATCTCTATCGAAGCAGAAAATCACAGACTAGGGCTTTCTATGAAAGTTGATTCCAAGGCTCCAAAAGCTGAAAAAGAAGAGAAAAAGGCCAAAGTAGAAAAAGTAGAAGAAGTTGAGGCCGAAGTCGAAGAGAAACCAAAGAAGGTCAAGAGAGTGAAGAAAACCAAGATCGACGACCTCGAAGAAATGGCCTAA
- the pyrF gene encoding orotidine-5'-phosphate decarboxylase — protein MERKFMDLLHGQWDAGKFSCVGLDTNHREISDEIKASLANAVGSTSVAIVRRFNRKIIEATADLAGMYKPNIAFYEALGSQGLDVLRSTVAYIHQVAPQVPVILDAKRADIGSTNKGYVDMIDWLGADAITAHPYLGSEALGPFLERKDKGVIVLCRTSNPGAKELQNYFVIVKTGDEHRFFFENNLANHLAIDYRDTPNNATSHQIAVPLYQHLAYKISTAWNGNGNCCLVVGATYPEEMAIVRKIAPKLPFLIPGVGKQGGTATDAVKNGKDANGQGMIINSSRGIIFASKGIDFPTVAREQLEALNDEIRQALEVA, from the coding sequence ATGGAAAGAAAATTTATGGATCTCCTCCATGGTCAATGGGACGCTGGGAAATTCTCTTGTGTGGGTCTGGACACTAATCACCGGGAAATTTCCGATGAGATTAAGGCTTCTTTGGCAAATGCAGTAGGCTCGACGTCTGTTGCCATTGTCAGGCGATTTAATCGCAAGATTATCGAAGCAACGGCAGACCTGGCTGGGATGTACAAGCCAAACATTGCGTTTTATGAGGCGTTAGGATCTCAAGGTCTGGACGTGCTACGATCGACAGTGGCCTATATCCACCAGGTTGCTCCGCAAGTGCCGGTGATATTGGATGCTAAGAGGGCCGACATCGGCTCGACAAACAAGGGTTATGTCGACATGATCGACTGGCTTGGGGCCGATGCTATCACTGCCCACCCGTATCTCGGGAGCGAAGCGTTGGGACCATTTCTGGAACGTAAAGACAAAGGTGTTATTGTCCTTTGTCGAACCTCGAACCCAGGTGCCAAAGAGTTGCAAAATTATTTTGTCATTGTAAAAACGGGCGATGAGCATAGATTTTTCTTTGAGAATAATTTGGCGAATCATCTTGCGATTGATTATCGCGATACTCCTAACAACGCAACGTCTCATCAAATTGCCGTTCCTCTCTACCAGCATTTGGCTTACAAGATAAGCACCGCGTGGAATGGTAATGGCAATTGCTGTCTCGTCGTCGGAGCGACTTATCCGGAAGAGATGGCAATCGTTCGCAAGATTGCGCCCAAACTCCCATTCCTAATACCAGGAGTAGGGAAACAAGGTGGCACCGCTACTGATGCCGTGAAAAACGGGAAGGATGCGAATGGCCAAGGGATGATTATCAATAGCTCCCGTGGCATCATCTTCGCCTCCAAGGGCATTGATTTTCCAACCGTTGCTCGAGAGCAACTCGAAGCTCTCAATGACGAAATTCGCCAGGCGCTTGAAGTCGCCTGA
- a CDS encoding MBL fold metallo-hydrolase, which produces MQIKYKGDAKFEIKSKDLEVMLDGNISINGFKFPGPGEYEKGGVILNGISDGSNTIYTAKIEDMNVCYLGRINHELSEEEAKGIGDTDILFLPLGEDGSANLKIALKILSNIDPRVVIPMLYSDLSEFKKSEGYTDGELDVLKIKKNELPEEERKLVILQAN; this is translated from the coding sequence ATGCAGATAAAATACAAGGGTGACGCGAAGTTCGAGATCAAGTCCAAAGACTTGGAAGTTATGCTCGACGGCAATATTTCGATCAACGGATTTAAGTTTCCTGGTCCAGGCGAATATGAGAAGGGCGGAGTAATCCTAAATGGTATTTCTGATGGAAGCAACACGATCTATACCGCCAAAATCGAGGATATGAATGTATGCTATCTTGGACGGATCAATCATGAGCTTTCTGAAGAAGAGGCCAAGGGGATTGGCGATACTGACATTTTGTTCCTTCCGCTTGGCGAGGATGGCTCGGCTAATCTCAAAATCGCGCTCAAGATTCTTTCAAATATTGACCCTCGCGTAGTGATCCCGATGCTCTATTCAGACCTCTCTGAATTCAAAAAAAGCGAAGGCTATACAGACGGCGAACTAGATGTGCTCAAAATCAAAAAGAACGAACTACCAGAAGAAGAGAGAAAGCTTGTCATCTTGCAAGCCAATTAG
- a CDS encoding lytic transglycosylase domain-containing protein, with protein sequence MIKRHKVSIFIILIFAAVAAFSTYIFVPKFFADEVYPLKYSEFIVKYSKEYNVDPALLAALIFQESRFNPKAVSPAGAQGIAQFMPGTARTMANELGLKTYDIFDAETGIRFAAAHLRDLLNKYDNNTDQALASYNAGTGTVDRWVSLNIFEKIIGGNSKTETVNYVKKITRYRDVYRTMYPVELGLTVPVVRTVTQEDTQAQIRGYIWTRIFSDLITFNR encoded by the coding sequence ATGATCAAAAGACACAAAGTTTCAATTTTCATCATTCTGATTTTCGCGGCTGTAGCTGCCTTCAGCACCTATATTTTCGTGCCAAAGTTTTTCGCAGATGAAGTTTATCCGCTCAAGTACTCTGAGTTTATCGTCAAATATTCAAAAGAGTACAATGTCGACCCGGCTCTGCTGGCTGCTCTGATCTTCCAGGAAAGCCGCTTTAATCCCAAGGCTGTGTCTCCAGCTGGTGCACAGGGCATCGCGCAGTTCATGCCAGGGACAGCCAGGACGATGGCCAACGAACTTGGGCTCAAGACATATGATATTTTCGACGCCGAGACCGGCATTCGTTTTGCGGCTGCCCATCTTCGAGACTTGCTCAACAAATACGACAACAACACTGATCAAGCTCTAGCTAGTTACAACGCTGGCACTGGCACGGTTGACCGTTGGGTCAGTCTCAACATCTTTGAGAAAATTATTGGTGGTAATTCCAAGACCGAGACAGTCAACTACGTCAAAAAGATCACTCGCTATCGGGATGTTTATCGCACGATGTATCCGGTTGAATTGGGCTTGACAGTACCAGTCGTCAGGACGGTGACTCAGGAAGATACCCAGGCTCAGATCAGAGGCTATATCTGGACCAGGATATTTAGTGATTTGATCACATTCAATAGATAG
- a CDS encoding M24 family metallopeptidase: MDHWQENEFESHQKAAKALDMIMAEAFDFIQENENSVSEYDVQQNIMKGFRRAGLVSDNEPPIVAFGPNTRHVHYFPGQDSRVLQENDLIMIDIWASFPGQNPYADITWMGYRGTEIDPEIKLKTDLVFEARDQAIKYLKSSLDKNIIPTGEEIDRVARDYFGEYEANFFHTLGHSLGFDSPHGRHGRLGAGNIDPLLQNVGYTIEPGLYFDLFGARSEIDFIITEKKKMIITTKVQSKIVVIK; this comes from the coding sequence ATGGATCATTGGCAAGAAAATGAATTTGAATCGCATCAGAAGGCGGCAAAAGCGCTGGACATGATAATGGCCGAGGCTTTTGATTTTATCCAGGAAAACGAGAATTCAGTCTCGGAGTATGATGTCCAGCAGAATATTATGAAAGGTTTTAGGCGAGCTGGGCTTGTCTCGGACAATGAGCCGCCGATCGTAGCATTCGGGCCGAACACTCGGCATGTTCATTATTTCCCGGGTCAGGATTCGAGGGTTCTACAGGAAAATGATTTGATCATGATCGACATCTGGGCCAGTTTTCCAGGCCAAAATCCCTATGCCGATATTACTTGGATGGGCTATCGGGGTACCGAGATTGATCCAGAAATCAAATTGAAGACTGACCTTGTTTTTGAGGCTCGCGACCAGGCAATTAAATATCTGAAAAGCTCGTTAGACAAAAATATCATTCCAACCGGCGAAGAAATTGATCGGGTCGCCAGAGACTACTTTGGAGAGTACGAAGCGAACTTCTTCCACACTCTTGGCCATTCGCTCGGATTTGATTCTCCTCATGGCAGACATGGTCGACTTGGAGCGGGGAACATCGATCCGCTTCTTCAAAATGTTGGTTACACGATCGAGCCGGGTTTGTATTTTGATCTGTTTGGCGCACGAAGTGAGATTGATTTTATCATTACTGAAAAGAAAAAAATGATAATTACGACAAAAGTTCAGAGCAAAATAGTGGTAATAAAATAG